The Halalkalibacter krulwichiae genome has a segment encoding these proteins:
- the nirD gene encoding nitrite reductase small subunit NirD, producing MSTLTKQIEIKNIDQFPVGIGQVILYKGEELAVFRLASGEVYAIENKSPHPKGGKLADGLVSDHYLFCPIHDWKISLIDGQVQAPDQGHVRTFPVREVGDDIIIDL from the coding sequence ATGTCAACTTTAACAAAGCAAATAGAAATAAAAAATATCGATCAATTTCCAGTGGGTATAGGACAAGTTATTCTGTATAAAGGCGAAGAATTAGCTGTATTTCGATTAGCTAGTGGAGAGGTCTATGCCATTGAAAATAAAAGTCCTCATCCAAAAGGAGGAAAACTTGCGGATGGATTAGTAAGTGATCATTATCTATTTTGTCCAATTCATGATTGGAAGATTTCCTTAATAGATGGTCAAGTACAAGCTCCTGACCAAGGTCATGTAAGAACTTTTCCGGTACGTGAAGTGGGAGATGACATTATTATCGATCTTTAG
- the pflB gene encoding formate C-acetyltransferase: MTDYWRTFKKGKWQHLVDVRDFIQQNYTLYTGDESFLVGPTESSSELWGQIMDLTKKERENGGVLDMDTEIVSSIISHEPGYLNKELETVVGLQTDEPFKRSLQPYGGIRMAIDSCKSYGYEVDPEVIETFTNYRKTHNQGVFDAYTSEMRLARKAGIVTGLPDAYGRGRIIGDYRRVALYGVNYLIEEKKKDLESTSRVMSEEVIRDREEISEQIRALQELKAMASSYGFDISLPAQTAKEAFQWLYFAYLAAIKEQNGAAMSLGRTSTFLDIYIERDLQDGTLTEVEAQELVDHFVMKLRLVKFARTPDYNELFSGDPTWVTESIGGVGIDGRPLVTKSSFRFLHTLENLGPAPEPNLTVLWSDQLPRNFKNFCADMSIKTSSIQYENDDIMRAHFGDDYGIACCVSAMRIGKQMQFFGARANLAKALLYAVNGGVDEKLKVQVGPAFAPITKEYLEYDDVLEKFDAMMDWLAELYMNTLNVIHYMHDKYSYERIEMALHDKEIFRTMACGIAGLSVTADSLSAIKHGKVKVIRDENGIAVDYEIEGDYPKYGNNDERVDEIAVWLVETFMDKLKKHRTYRNAVPTMSVLTITSNVVYGKKTGNTPDGRKAGEPFAPGANPLHGRDKKGALASLTSVAKIPYESSLDGVSNTFSIVPKALGKEENDRIGNLVGILDGYAKQGGHHLNINVFNRETLIDAMEHPEEYPQLTIRVSGYAVNFIKLTRDQQIDVINRTFHESL, translated from the coding sequence ATGACAGATTATTGGAGAACATTTAAAAAAGGCAAGTGGCAGCATCTTGTAGATGTTAGAGATTTTATCCAACAAAACTATACACTATATACGGGAGATGAAAGTTTTTTAGTAGGGCCTACGGAAAGTTCAAGCGAACTGTGGGGACAAATTATGGACCTTACTAAGAAGGAAAGAGAAAATGGTGGTGTTCTTGATATGGACACAGAGATTGTATCTAGTATCATCTCCCATGAACCAGGATACTTAAATAAGGAATTAGAGACTGTTGTTGGGTTACAAACGGATGAACCATTTAAGCGTTCTCTTCAACCATATGGTGGAATTCGTATGGCAATTGATTCATGTAAATCTTACGGATATGAAGTTGATCCTGAAGTAATTGAGACGTTTACAAATTATCGTAAGACACATAATCAAGGAGTATTTGATGCTTATACATCTGAGATGCGTTTAGCGCGTAAAGCAGGAATCGTTACAGGGTTACCTGATGCATATGGACGCGGAAGAATCATTGGAGATTATCGTAGGGTGGCTCTTTATGGAGTGAACTACTTAATTGAAGAAAAAAAGAAAGACTTAGAGTCAACTAGTAGAGTTATGTCAGAAGAAGTGATTCGGGACCGTGAAGAGATCTCTGAACAGATTAGAGCGTTGCAAGAACTTAAAGCAATGGCCTCATCTTATGGATTTGATATTTCATTGCCGGCTCAAACGGCCAAAGAAGCATTTCAATGGTTATATTTCGCTTATTTAGCAGCCATTAAAGAACAAAATGGAGCTGCAATGAGTCTAGGTCGTACCTCGACGTTTTTAGATATTTACATTGAACGTGATTTACAGGATGGTACGTTGACTGAAGTTGAAGCACAAGAATTAGTAGATCATTTTGTTATGAAACTAAGGCTAGTAAAGTTTGCAAGAACACCAGATTACAATGAATTGTTTAGTGGTGATCCGACATGGGTAACAGAATCGATTGGTGGGGTTGGTATAGATGGTAGACCACTAGTAACGAAAAGTTCATTCCGTTTCTTGCACACTCTCGAAAACTTGGGACCTGCTCCAGAGCCCAACCTAACCGTTTTATGGTCCGATCAATTACCAAGAAACTTCAAAAACTTCTGTGCAGATATGTCAATCAAAACAAGTTCGATCCAATATGAGAACGATGATATTATGAGAGCGCATTTCGGAGATGATTACGGAATTGCTTGTTGTGTAAGTGCGATGAGAATTGGTAAGCAAATGCAGTTCTTTGGAGCGAGAGCTAATTTAGCAAAAGCGCTGTTATATGCTGTTAATGGTGGCGTAGATGAAAAACTTAAAGTACAAGTGGGACCAGCATTTGCACCTATTACAAAAGAATACTTAGAATACGATGACGTTCTTGAAAAGTTTGACGCGATGATGGATTGGTTAGCTGAGCTTTATATGAATACACTAAATGTTATTCATTATATGCACGATAAATACAGCTATGAGCGTATTGAAATGGCATTACATGATAAAGAAATCTTTAGAACAATGGCCTGCGGAATTGCCGGATTATCTGTAACTGCTGATAGCTTAAGTGCAATTAAGCATGGGAAAGTCAAGGTTATACGTGATGAAAATGGTATAGCGGTAGACTATGAAATTGAAGGGGATTACCCGAAATACGGGAACAATGATGAGCGGGTCGATGAAATCGCTGTTTGGCTTGTCGAAACATTTATGGACAAATTGAAGAAACATAGAACATACCGTAATGCTGTTCCAACGATGTCTGTATTAACAATTACAAGTAACGTTGTTTACGGAAAGAAAACAGGTAATACACCAGATGGACGGAAAGCTGGAGAACCATTCGCTCCAGGAGCTAATCCACTTCATGGACGTGATAAGAAAGGGGCACTTGCTTCTTTAACTTCTGTAGCGAAAATTCCTTATGAATCTTCATTAGACGGCGTGTCAAATACATTTAGCATCGTACCAAAAGCACTAGGAAAAGAAGAAAACGATCGTATTGGCAATTTAGTAGGAATCTTAGATGGCTACGCGAAGCAAGGTGGTCATCACCTTAACATAAATGTATTTAATCGTGAAACATTAATTGATGCAATGGAGCATCCGGAAGAATACCCACAATTAACGATACGTGTGTCAGGCTATGCTGTAAACTTCATTAAACTAACACGCGATCAACAAATTGATGTCATAAACCGGACATTCCACGAATCACTTTAA
- the pflA gene encoding pyruvate formate-lyase-activating protein: MIGKVHSIETCGTVDGPGLRYVVFMQGCLLRCQFCHNPDTWKIGEGKSMTVDEIINDLQHYLPYFESSNGGITVSGGEPLLQIDFLIELFSKCKELGIHTTIDSSGGCFQEHPEFLRKLDRLLELTDLILLDIKHINTKKHRMLTGMKNEHILSFAKLLSDRNIPIWLRHVLVPGISDDSNDLLKLRSFIDSLKNVERVEILPYHKLGVYKWKELGLEYPLEGVEPPSEQKITEAQIILNS, encoded by the coding sequence ATGATTGGAAAGGTGCATTCGATTGAAACATGCGGCACAGTAGATGGTCCAGGGCTGCGCTATGTCGTTTTTATGCAAGGCTGTTTATTACGCTGTCAATTTTGTCACAATCCAGATACTTGGAAGATTGGAGAAGGAAAATCCATGACAGTTGACGAGATAATAAATGATTTGCAACATTATCTACCATACTTTGAAAGTAGTAATGGTGGCATTACAGTCTCAGGAGGAGAACCTCTATTACAAATAGATTTCTTAATTGAGCTTTTTTCAAAGTGCAAAGAGCTTGGCATTCATACGACCATTGATTCATCGGGCGGCTGTTTTCAAGAACACCCTGAATTTTTACGTAAACTTGATCGGTTACTAGAATTAACTGATTTAATTTTGCTTGATATTAAACATATTAATACAAAGAAGCACCGTATGTTAACTGGGATGAAAAATGAGCATATATTGAGCTTTGCCAAGCTCTTATCTGATCGCAATATCCCAATTTGGTTAAGACATGTTCTCGTTCCTGGTATTAGCGATGATTCAAATGATCTGCTAAAATTGCGTTCATTTATTGACAGCCTGAAAAATGTAGAGCGAGTTGAAATATTGCCCTATCATAAATTAGGGGTTTATAAATGGAAAGAATTAGGGTTAGAGTATCCATTAGAAGGAGTGGAACCACCTTCTGAACAAAAAATTACTGAGGCTCAAATAATATTAAATTCATAG
- the hcp gene encoding hydroxylamine reductase, with amino-acid sequence MFCHQCEQTPTGGCQIIGVCGKNEDIASLQDTLVFALKGIAAYATHARQLGYSDPEVDAITHEALYMTLTNSNFNLQEHVDMAMKVGSAAVKVMELLDKAHTSRLGVPEPVTVSQNKVEGKAIIVTGHNLFALEELLKQTGGKGINIYTHSEMLPAHGYPQLKKYNHLKGNIGKAWFDQRRLFEKFPGAILATTNCVMPIKGTYSDRFFSYDIAGLEGVEKIINDDFTPLIQKALSLPDANIESDEKLTTGFHHETVIGIAPEIVSAVKAGKIRKFFVIAGCDAPGPGGKYYRELATSLPNDTVILTTSCGKFRFNDYDFGTVADTDIPRYIDLGQCNNSVSTVKIALALADAFDCEVNELPVSIVLSWFEQKAVAILLGLFSLGIQDVRIGPKPPEWITPGVLGVLQDAFNLKLITTVEEDLTAMLQ; translated from the coding sequence ATGTTTTGTCATCAATGTGAACAAACACCTACTGGAGGCTGTCAAATAATTGGAGTTTGTGGCAAAAATGAAGATATTGCAAGTTTGCAAGACACATTAGTGTTTGCATTAAAAGGGATTGCTGCCTATGCGACCCATGCAAGACAGCTTGGATATTCTGACCCGGAGGTAGATGCGATTACACACGAAGCTTTATATATGACTTTAACAAATTCAAATTTTAATTTGCAAGAACATGTTGATATGGCGATGAAAGTAGGGTCAGCTGCAGTTAAAGTAATGGAGTTATTAGATAAAGCGCATACAAGTAGACTAGGTGTTCCTGAACCAGTAACCGTTTCTCAAAATAAAGTTGAAGGAAAAGCGATTATCGTAACTGGCCACAATTTGTTTGCTCTTGAGGAGCTACTAAAGCAAACAGGTGGGAAAGGGATTAATATATATACACACTCAGAAATGCTACCTGCCCATGGATATCCACAATTAAAAAAATACAACCACTTAAAAGGCAACATTGGTAAAGCGTGGTTTGATCAAAGACGCTTATTTGAGAAATTCCCAGGTGCTATACTTGCTACGACAAACTGTGTAATGCCAATTAAAGGCACATACTCTGACCGCTTCTTTTCTTATGATATTGCGGGCCTAGAAGGCGTTGAGAAAATTATAAATGATGATTTCACACCACTCATTCAAAAAGCCCTTTCACTTCCAGATGCAAACATTGAAAGTGATGAAAAGCTAACTACAGGTTTCCATCACGAAACAGTCATTGGCATTGCTCCTGAAATAGTAAGTGCAGTAAAAGCAGGAAAAATTCGAAAGTTCTTCGTGATCGCTGGCTGTGATGCCCCAGGACCAGGAGGAAAATATTATCGAGAATTAGCAACATCATTGCCAAATGACACAGTCATACTTACAACATCTTGTGGAAAATTCAGATTTAATGATTATGATTTTGGCACCGTAGCAGATACAGATATCCCACGATATATTGATTTAGGACAATGTAATAACTCTGTATCTACTGTTAAAATAGCTCTTGCACTAGCAGATGCATTTGATTGTGAAGTAAATGAACTTCCAGTTAGCATTGTCCTATCATGGTTTGAACAAAAAGCAGTTGCCATATTACTTGGTTTATTTAGCCTTGGAATTCAAGATGTACGAATTGGGCCAAAGCCCCCTGAATGGATCACGCCAGGAGTACTAGGGGTTTTGCAAGATGCCTTTAATTTAAAGTTAATTACTACGGTTGAAGAGGATCTGACGGCAATGCTACAATAA
- a CDS encoding trimeric intracellular cation channel family protein produces the protein MIWDVLNIIGTIAFALSGVIVAMEEDYDLIGVYILGLVTAFGGGAIRNLLIGVPVSNLWAQGSLFTIAIIAMSLAFFLPKLWVNHWKKTGIFFDSLGLAAFSIQGAIYASNMEHPLSAVLVAAALTGTGGGMIRDILARRKPLLLQKEIYIAWTMLAGLGIGLNIVTGTVGTLLLFLLIVLLRMLSVHYQWTLPRRKVTVNK, from the coding sequence ATGATTTGGGATGTCCTTAATATCATCGGAACGATTGCTTTTGCATTAAGCGGTGTGATCGTTGCTATGGAAGAAGACTATGATCTGATAGGTGTATACATATTAGGACTTGTTACCGCCTTTGGAGGCGGTGCGATCCGAAATTTACTGATAGGAGTTCCCGTTTCTAATTTATGGGCACAAGGCTCACTGTTCACCATTGCAATCATCGCTATGTCGTTAGCCTTTTTTTTACCCAAATTGTGGGTTAATCACTGGAAGAAAACAGGGATATTCTTTGACTCCTTAGGCTTAGCCGCATTTTCTATTCAAGGGGCCATTTACGCATCAAATATGGAACATCCGTTAAGTGCTGTTTTAGTAGCTGCGGCTTTAACTGGTACGGGAGGAGGAATGATACGAGATATTTTAGCTAGGAGAAAGCCATTACTTTTACAAAAGGAGATTTATATTGCGTGGACAATGTTAGCTGGACTCGGGATAGGATTAAACATAGTTACAGGAACAGTTGGAACATTACTTTTATTCCTATTAATTGTCCTCCTTCGAATGCTTTCCGTTCACTATCAATGGACATTGCCACGGAGAAAGGTAACTGTTAACAAATAA
- a CDS encoding helix-turn-helix domain-containing protein yields MYDIDYSLLFLKKKLKDTPFQVWGLNYHNNKSNLLYNHGNENSLVPPLLTFDNEQLYVIKKQTDKIFIYYFFEGGNQVNVCIFNHALQLSKEEIEYLYYFFSVSQTKGMIQKKETELNNVVDSIRSITSSLDLDEVLEKIVSNALKVIPAADAGFLLLYDQQTKKLLPKAPVGFEQSIYNFKVKVGESITGKVFEDGIGRIFNTKEELYEKMELYNISSENYLHITSAGKIPEAAMCVPIFIEENRIGVMIIHQWYKKKVWVNYDLNLLHGFALQAAIAIQNAQFYNEANKRLLESLELSKQLEERNSQLQKRQEIHESLINISLKNKGFETIISEIDQMIDPPLYFFNMLDNKFYSSDFTQCPISLFEIKVLFSERRRRPLYVEINNISSQSYYLYPIYNGVAFLGCFIIRTTKSFSIYDRITLEQSSSVLTLELVKTQTITEIFYKKIHEQFQGLLNTQDADQLMKQAQELGLNPSAHYVITILEIPNYSELQLLEIEIHQLVLKLKAELVSMEKVIYGFHNKVILLFSTHDLDQFKYIQQKLLIIKKEWENNNGSPFRGGISFAYKGLEKLCTCYDEATKTISFLSTRNKSEVICYKEIGLNRLFLNQSTQEIVQFINEVFLPLRSDNEKNKELEKTLVKYMENNRSAVKTAEQLHIHINTLYQRIKKIEELIQLNLDNNEDTLKLQLACYLRSTYYQT; encoded by the coding sequence TTGTACGACATTGATTATAGTCTCTTATTTCTAAAAAAGAAATTAAAAGACACTCCATTTCAAGTGTGGGGTTTAAATTACCATAATAATAAAAGTAACCTATTATATAATCATGGTAATGAAAACTCATTAGTGCCGCCACTTCTTACATTCGATAATGAACAACTATATGTTATCAAAAAGCAAACAGATAAGATTTTCATCTATTACTTTTTCGAGGGAGGTAATCAAGTAAATGTATGTATTTTCAATCATGCTCTCCAATTATCCAAAGAGGAAATAGAATATTTATATTATTTCTTTTCGGTCTCTCAAACAAAAGGAATGATTCAAAAAAAAGAAACAGAATTAAACAACGTAGTTGATAGTATTCGATCGATTACTTCAAGTCTTGACCTTGATGAGGTACTTGAGAAAATAGTTAGTAATGCTCTTAAAGTAATACCAGCTGCAGATGCAGGCTTTTTACTTCTTTATGACCAACAGACTAAAAAGTTATTACCGAAAGCACCTGTAGGTTTTGAGCAAAGTATTTATAATTTCAAAGTTAAAGTTGGAGAATCCATTACAGGTAAAGTGTTTGAAGATGGAATTGGCAGGATATTTAATACAAAAGAAGAGCTTTATGAGAAGATGGAGCTTTACAACATCTCATCAGAGAACTACCTTCATATTACTTCTGCAGGAAAGATACCTGAAGCTGCAATGTGCGTGCCGATATTTATAGAAGAAAATAGAATTGGTGTAATGATTATTCACCAATGGTACAAAAAGAAAGTGTGGGTTAATTATGATTTAAATTTATTACACGGATTTGCTTTACAGGCTGCAATTGCTATTCAAAACGCACAATTTTATAACGAGGCAAACAAAAGATTATTAGAAAGTTTGGAGTTAAGTAAGCAGCTAGAAGAAAGAAATAGCCAACTTCAAAAAAGACAAGAGATCCATGAGAGCTTAATAAATATTTCCTTGAAAAACAAAGGATTTGAAACCATCATTTCTGAAATTGACCAAATGATCGATCCCCCTTTATATTTCTTTAACATGCTTGATAATAAATTTTACTCAAGTGATTTTACACAGTGTCCTATTAGTCTATTTGAAATTAAGGTGCTATTTTCTGAAAGAAGGCGACGGCCTTTATATGTAGAAATCAATAATATATCTAGTCAAAGCTACTATCTTTATCCTATTTATAATGGTGTTGCCTTTTTAGGATGCTTTATCATTCGCACGACAAAGAGCTTTTCTATTTATGATCGAATAACACTAGAACAAAGTAGCTCTGTACTAACTTTAGAACTGGTTAAAACACAAACAATAACTGAAATTTTCTACAAAAAAATTCACGAACAATTTCAAGGTTTGCTAAACACTCAAGATGCTGACCAACTTATGAAACAAGCCCAAGAACTAGGTTTAAACCCATCCGCTCATTATGTCATTACTATATTAGAAATCCCTAACTATTCTGAGTTGCAATTGCTAGAAATTGAAATACATCAGCTCGTTTTAAAATTAAAAGCTGAACTAGTCTCTATGGAAAAAGTGATATATGGTTTTCATAATAAAGTCATTTTACTTTTCTCCACTCACGACCTAGACCAATTCAAATACATTCAACAGAAACTTCTTATTATTAAAAAGGAATGGGAGAATAACAATGGATCTCCTTTTCGCGGAGGGATTAGTTTTGCTTATAAAGGTCTAGAAAAACTCTGTACATGTTACGATGAAGCCACTAAGACCATATCATTTCTATCTACCCGAAATAAATCAGAAGTTATTTGTTACAAAGAAATTGGATTAAATCGTTTGTTTCTAAACCAGTCTACTCAAGAGATTGTACAATTCATCAACGAAGTTTTTTTACCGCTGAGGTCCGATAATGAAAAAAACAAAGAATTAGAAAAGACACTTGTAAAATACATGGAAAATAATCGATCAGCTGTGAAAACAGCAGAACAACTCCACATCCATATTAATACTTTATACCAACGTATTAAAAAGATAGAAGAATTAATTCAGCTGAACTTAGATAATAATGAAGATACTTTGAAATTACAATTAGCATGCTATTTACGATCGACTTATTATCAAACATAG
- a CDS encoding DUF5058 family protein — translation MEQVMQVANSFPIWVFASLIVFVVIFQAIIFIRLATKTSATVGMTSKEVKVAIRTGAISSLGPSLAIIFVAISLITLIGDPVTLIRIGIIGSAAIETVGASIGSQAAGADLGSSNYTAQAFTAAVWVMCLGGMGWLLFTAIFTKSLGKIQGKAVAKSKNVSILNSIAFAAMIGAFSYLGGSEMVKGYIETIVLIIGFICMPIILNLSNKYKLNWLKEWSLGLVILVGVVVGYILS, via the coding sequence ATGGAGCAAGTTATGCAAGTAGCAAATAGTTTTCCAATTTGGGTCTTCGCTTCACTCATCGTTTTTGTTGTAATCTTTCAAGCTATTATATTTATTCGGTTGGCTACAAAAACTAGTGCGACTGTAGGGATGACTTCTAAAGAGGTAAAAGTAGCGATTAGAACTGGAGCCATTAGCTCTTTGGGACCATCTTTAGCGATCATTTTTGTTGCAATATCCCTCATTACTTTAATTGGCGATCCTGTTACTTTAATACGTATCGGTATTATTGGATCAGCTGCAATTGAAACGGTAGGTGCAAGTATTGGTTCGCAAGCAGCAGGCGCTGACTTAGGGTCTAGTAACTATACTGCACAAGCTTTCACCGCTGCTGTATGGGTCATGTGTCTAGGGGGAATGGGGTGGCTCTTATTCACAGCAATATTTACAAAATCGTTAGGGAAAATTCAAGGTAAGGCTGTTGCCAAAAGTAAAAACGTAAGTATCTTAAATTCTATTGCATTTGCTGCAATGATTGGAGCCTTTAGTTACCTTGGAGGAAGTGAGATGGTTAAAGGTTATATAGAAACAATCGTATTGATTATTGGGTTTATCTGCATGCCGATAATTCTGAATCTTTCGAATAAATACAAGCTTAATTGGTTAAAGGAATGGTCGCTCGGACTCGTTATACTTGTAGGAGTAGTGGTAGGTTACATATTATCATAG
- a CDS encoding small-conductance mechanosensitive channel: MSTNNEARNLNESKSSEGNQPSIDFEIFQEKSHFWGRLTIWSVIILTLMVPLYLSFVLGFHPGWAVIISGFLAYASIIMFVWVVEPISYYPILGVSGTYLAFLTGNIGNMCLPCASMAQSVVGAEPGTKKGEITSTLAIATASLVNITILIFTILGGSYLISLLPESVIESFRFVLPAIFGGAIAQFAIKKPSWGVVGIAFGLFVNLGPVPRPLQTFLCILGTIVVCMLLDKLKKDNKAE; encoded by the coding sequence ATGTCAACAAACAATGAAGCTAGAAATTTAAATGAAAGTAAAAGTAGTGAGGGAAATCAACCTAGTATCGATTTCGAAATTTTTCAAGAGAAATCTCATTTTTGGGGAAGGCTAACTATTTGGTCAGTTATCATTCTAACCTTAATGGTGCCCCTTTACCTTTCATTTGTTTTAGGTTTTCATCCTGGTTGGGCGGTTATTATTTCAGGTTTCTTAGCTTATGCATCGATAATTATGTTTGTTTGGGTTGTCGAACCAATTAGTTATTATCCAATTCTCGGGGTTTCTGGAACATATCTGGCCTTTTTAACTGGAAATATAGGAAATATGTGTCTACCATGTGCTTCTATGGCTCAAAGCGTTGTTGGTGCTGAGCCAGGAACGAAGAAAGGTGAAATTACCTCTACCTTAGCAATCGCAACTGCTTCGTTAGTCAATATAACCATTTTGATTTTCACGATATTAGGAGGTTCCTACCTAATATCTTTATTGCCAGAATCAGTAATCGAATCCTTTCGCTTTGTTCTTCCAGCTATTTTCGGTGGAGCAATTGCACAATTTGCTATTAAAAAGCCTAGCTGGGGAGTTGTTGGAATAGCTTTTGGGTTATTTGTAAACCTTGGTCCGGTACCGCGTCCATTACAAACTTTTTTGTGTATACTTGGAACTATTGTGGTGTGTATGCTGTTAGATAAGTTAAAAAAAGATAATAAAGCAGAATAA
- a CDS encoding amidohydrolase — MSKQNILRFLENHQSEFTDMAREIWENPQVAYEEDFASSLQMSKLEEEGFTIQTPIAGIHTAFVAEYGTGNPVIGILGEYDALPGLSQKVTTVQKEILSNGPGHGCGHNLLGTAGVEAVIALKKVMEEEGLVGTIRYYGCPAEEVLSGKSFMAREGVFNDLDCALTWHPGDANLVMNKSMQAMTSIEFHFKGITSHAASAPHAGRSALDAVELMNIGANYMREHVLDGSRIHYVITNGGMAPNIVPEYSSVWYYLRAETKQQVEELLERMEKIAKGASMMTETEVKSEIKAFAYETLPNEKLDELLFKNMQVLDKPIFDDEEVEFAKELVNSTGFKVGDKSSLFNSDVTDLLPTDFNFDKQQHGKPMGGSTDVGDVSWITPVGTVITTCAPVGVQLHSWQATASFGSSIGFKGMHLAAKVMSLTAFDLLINKDNIIEKIRKDFHESTEGNEYVCGIPNQVMPPNKMENSL; from the coding sequence TTGAGCAAACAAAATATTTTACGCTTTCTTGAAAATCATCAATCAGAATTTACAGATATGGCACGGGAAATTTGGGAGAACCCTCAAGTGGCATATGAGGAAGACTTTGCTTCTAGTTTGCAAATGTCAAAACTAGAAGAAGAAGGGTTTACTATTCAAACGCCCATTGCTGGTATTCATACCGCGTTTGTTGCTGAATATGGTACGGGCAATCCGGTAATAGGAATACTAGGGGAATATGATGCGTTACCAGGACTTTCTCAAAAGGTAACTACAGTTCAAAAAGAGATCCTGTCAAATGGCCCCGGACACGGATGTGGGCATAACCTACTTGGTACGGCAGGGGTGGAAGCTGTCATAGCTTTAAAGAAAGTAATGGAAGAAGAAGGTCTTGTTGGAACGATTCGATACTATGGTTGCCCTGCAGAAGAGGTGCTCTCAGGGAAATCATTTATGGCAAGAGAAGGAGTCTTTAATGATTTAGATTGTGCTTTAACGTGGCATCCAGGTGATGCTAATCTCGTGATGAATAAAAGTATGCAAGCAATGACTTCAATTGAATTTCATTTCAAAGGGATTACCTCTCATGCAGCTTCTGCTCCTCATGCGGGTAGAAGTGCCTTAGATGCTGTTGAACTTATGAATATAGGTGCAAACTATATGAGAGAGCATGTGTTGGATGGGTCTCGTATACATTATGTGATTACAAATGGCGGAATGGCTCCTAATATTGTTCCGGAATATTCAAGTGTATGGTACTACTTAAGAGCTGAAACAAAACAACAAGTAGAAGAACTGTTAGAGAGAATGGAAAAAATAGCTAAAGGTGCTTCGATGATGACTGAAACAGAGGTGAAATCAGAAATCAAAGCATTTGCTTATGAAACGCTTCCTAATGAAAAATTAGATGAGTTATTATTTAAAAATATGCAAGTATTGGACAAACCTATTTTTGATGACGAAGAAGTAGAGTTTGCTAAGGAACTTGTAAATAGTACTGGATTTAAGGTTGGAGATAAAAGTAGCTTATTCAATAGTGACGTTACCGATCTTTTACCAACCGATTTTAACTTTGACAAACAACAACATGGAAAGCCAATGGGGGGATCAACTGATGTTGGAGATGTTAGTTGGATCACTCCGGTTGGAACAGTAATAACGACTTGTGCTCCTGTTGGGGTACAGCTTCACTCCTGGCAAGCAACAGCTTCATTTGGATCTTCAATTGGATTTAAAGGGATGCATTTAGCTGCTAAGGTTATGTCTTTAACTGCTTTTGATTTGCTCATAAATAAAGATAATATAATTGAAAAAATAAGGAAAGATTTTCATGAAAGTACAGAGGGAAATGAATATGTATGTGGAATTCCAAATCAGGTTATGCCGCCGAATAAAATGGAAAATAGCTTATAA
- a CDS encoding DUF3221 domain-containing protein, whose translation MKLFIKFDLVILLALVLFGCNSQEVDRPGITGYVMDKQENEILVVAKEAQDFRSTGGIPEFYNAVWFSNAPSEIAIGDYVNVWYDFVAESYPGQSEVKEITAIPSEPPNGAILNESEILAQTLQSLELTGLYGVELIEFHANSNVWRIILKDLLFEDEESIELEVPDQIIVEKKS comes from the coding sequence GTGAAACTTTTTATCAAATTTGATCTAGTCATATTATTAGCATTGGTTCTATTTGGTTGTAATTCACAAGAAGTTGATCGCCCTGGGATAACAGGGTATGTAATGGATAAACAGGAGAACGAGATTCTTGTAGTAGCGAAAGAAGCACAAGACTTTCGTTCAACTGGAGGCATTCCCGAATTCTATAATGCGGTATGGTTTTCTAATGCTCCGTCGGAAATAGCGATAGGAGATTACGTAAACGTCTGGTATGATTTTGTTGCAGAATCATATCCTGGACAGTCTGAGGTGAAAGAGATAACTGCAATTCCAAGTGAACCACCTAATGGAGCTATTCTTAATGAGTCAGAAATTTTAGCTCAAACGTTACAATCATTAGAATTAACAGGGCTATATGGGGTCGAATTGATTGAATTTCATGCAAATTCAAACGTTTGGAGAATTATTTTAAAAGATCTTCTTTTTGAAGACGAAGAATCAATTGAACTTGAAGTTCCTGATCAGATAATAGTCGAAAAGAAATCATAA